The following are encoded together in the Zingiber officinale cultivar Zhangliang chromosome 8A, Zo_v1.1, whole genome shotgun sequence genome:
- the LOC122009183 gene encoding DNA polymerase alpha catalytic subunit-like has translation MVPSEWKKRGVLTHFSIVRKVGGISLKDLEKEVAERNSKAGTSTLALESSERALLNRLMIELNKLDSDVLVGHNISGFDLDVLLRRAQVCKVPSATWSKIGRLKLYSMPKLTKGSGFYGSGATPGIMSCIAGRLLCDTYLCSRDLLREVSYSLTQLAKTQLNKDRKEISLHDIPSMFQSTKMLLELVEYCETDAWLSLELMFHLSVLPLTRQLTNISGNLWGKTLQGARAQRVEYLLLHAFHAKKYITPDKISSCTKELNTTKRKSINCQDINEDDARKDHESIDIDVLHIDQSKGKKGPAYAGGLVLEPKKGLYDKLILLLDFNSLYPSILQEYNICFTTVERSPEGLTPNLPSSKIPGVLPELMRDLVERRRMVRSWLKTASRLKVQQLDIQQQALKLTANSMYGCLGFSNSRFYAKPLAELITLQGREILQSTVDVVQNNLNLEVIYGDTDSIMIYSGLDDINKARAIAGRVIQEVNKKYRCLEIDLDGLYRRMLLLKKKKYAGVKVLVKDGMPYEVIECKGLDMVRRDWSLLSKEIGDYCLRQILSGGTCENVVESIHSSLMKVQEDMRNGEVALEKYVITKTLTKPPKDYPDAKSQPHVQVALRLKKNGHTGCSAGDTVPYIICCEQENFSSSTGIAQRARHPDELKKDGGWMIDIDYYLSQQIHPVVSRLCASIQGTSPARLADCLGLDSAKFQFKEPESVGQDPSSVLSSIIDVEERYRGCEPLRLSCSSCSSTFDCPPISSLLSSIHKKPSDSQAEEQSDPNFWQRMRCPRCPDHIEVCKFSPAMLANQVKRQADNFIYLYYKGLMMCDDEICKYTTRSVNLQVIGDSERGTVCPNYPHCNGHLIRQYTEKDLYKQLSFFCHVLDASNFAEKLDQNVKLSIEKELAVIHPAVSLAKSVIQKIRDRSSYGWVQLKDLCISVQ, from the exons GTTTGTAAGGTACCAAGCGCAACGTGGTCCAAGATTGGCCGCCTGAAGCTATATTCAATGCCTAAATTGACAAAAGGAAGTGGTTTCTATGGATCTGGAGCTACTCCTGGAATTATGTCTTGCATTGCAGGTCGTCTCCTATGTGATACCTATTTGTGCTCAAGAGACCTCCTGAGAGAG GTAAGTTACTCCTTGACTCAACTTGCAAAAACACAACTAAACAAAGATAGGAAGGAGATTTCTCTGCATGATATTCCTTCTATGTTTCAGTCCACAAAAATGCTACTAGAACTG GTTGAGTATTGTGAGACTGATGCCTGGCTTTCTCTGGAACTGATGTTTCATCTTAGTGTTCTCCCCCTCACTCGACAACTGACAAATATCAGTGGAAATCTTTGGGGAAAAACTCTTCAG GGTGCCAGAGCACAAAGGGTGGAGTACCTCTTGTTACATGCATTTCATGCAAAAAAGTACATCACACCAGACAAAATCTCTTCATGCACTAAAGAGCTTAATACAACAAAGAGAAAATCAATCAACTGTCAAGATATAAATGAAGATGATGCAAGAAAGGACCATGAATCTATAGATATTGATGTACTTCACATTGATCAAAGCAAAGGGAAAAAAGGTCCTGCCTATGCTGGTGGTTTGGTTTTGGAGCCGAAAAAGGGTTTATATGACAAGCTTATACTGCTTCTTGACTTCAACAGCCTTTATCCTTCAATACTTCAG GAatataatatatgctttacaacagttgAGCGATCTCCTGAAGGCCTTACTCCTAATCTTCCATCTTCTAAAATTCCTGGGGTGTTACCTGAG TTGATGAGGGACTTGGTTGAGAGAAGAAGAATGGTTAGATCATGGCTTAAGACTGCTTCTCGTCTGAAAGTTCAGCAACTTGATATTCAACAGCAAGCACTGAAACTTACTGCCAACAG CATGTATGGTTGCTTGGGCTTTTCTAACTCTAGATTTTATGCCAAACCACTTGCCGAGCTGATAACGCTGCAA GGGAGAGAAATCTTGCAAAGTACTGTTGATGTAGTCCAGAACAACTTGAACTTGGAG GTGATCTATGGGGATACAGACTCAATCATGATTTACAGTGGGCTGGATGACATAAATAAGGCAAGGGCAATTGCTGGCAGAGTGATCCAAGAG GTTAACAAGAAATATCGCTGCCTAGAGATTGATCTTGATGGCTTGTACAGGAGAATGCTTCTattgaaaaaaaagaaatatgctgGTGTCAAAGTGCTTGTCAAGGATGGAATGCCATATGAG GTGATTGAATGCAAGGGCCTTGATATGGTTCGCCGTGATTGGAGTTTGCTTTCAAAAGAAATCGGAGATTATTGTCTCAGACAAATTTTATCTGGAGG AACTTGTGAAAATGTTGTGGAGTCTATTCATAGTTCTCTCATGAAG GTGCAAGAAGACATGAGAAATGGTGAAGTAGCACTTGAGAAGTATGTTATCACAAAAACATTGACAAAGCCGCCAAAAGATTATCCAGATGCCAAAAGCCAACCACATGTGCAG GTGGCTTTAAGATTGAAGAAAAATGGCCACACGGGATGCTCTGCTGGCGATACAGTTCCTTATATCATCTGCTGTGAGCAG GAAAACTTCTCCAGTTCTACTGGAATAGCTCAAAGAGCTAGGCATCCTGACGAACTGAAAAAGGATGGTGGTTGGATGATTGATATTGACTATTACTTATCACAACAG ATTCATCCTGTTGTCTCGCGGTTGTGTGCTTCAATTCAGGGTACTAGCCCAGCACGTTTAGCTGATTGTCTAGGACTTGATTCAGCTAAG TTCCAATTTAAAGAACCTGAGTCTGTCGGCCAAGATCCTTCTAGCGTGCTCTCATCCATAATAGATGTTGAAGAGAG GTATCGTGGCTGTGAGCCTCTCAGGTTGTCATGCTCCAGTTGTTCCAGCACCTTCGATTGTCCTCCTATTTCAAGTTTACTATCTTCAATTCACAAGAAGCCATCTGATTCTCAAGCAGAAGAGCAATCAGATCCTAATTTCTGGCAAAGGATGCGTTGCCCAAGGTGCCCTGACCATATTGAAGTGTGCAAGTTTTCTCCTGCCATGTTAGCTAATCAG GTGAAAAGGCAAGCTGACAATTTCATTTACCTATATTATAAAGGATTGATGATG TGCGATGATGAAATATGCAAGTATACCACACGCAGTGTGAATCTTCAGGTAATTGGCGACTCTGAAAGAGGAACAGTTTGCCCAAATTACCCACACTGCAATGGCCATCTCATAAGACAG TACACAGAGAAAGACCTATACAAGCAACTATCCTTTTTTTGCCATGTCTTGGATGCTTCTAATTTTGCCGAGAAG CTGGACCAAAATGTTAAGCTATCTATTGAGAAAGAGCTTGCTGTTATCCATCCAGCAGTAAGTCTGGCAAAATCGGTGATCCAGAAGATCCGTGACCGGAGTTCATATGGATGGGTGCAACTTAAGGACCTGTGCATCTCAGTTCAGTAG